The following are encoded together in the Bos taurus isolate L1 Dominette 01449 registration number 42190680 breed Hereford chromosome 17, ARS-UCD2.0, whole genome shotgun sequence genome:
- the CDC45 gene encoding cell division control protein 45 homolog isoform X2, translating to MFVSDFRKEFYEVVQSQALFQCDHVQYTLVPVSGWQELETAFLEHKEQFRYFILINCGSNVDLLDILQPDEEAVFFVCDTHRPVNVVNVYSDTQIRLLIKQDDDLEVPAYEDIFRDEEEDEEHSGNEGDEGSEPSEKRTRLEEEIAAQTLKRRQRREWEARRRDVLFDYEQYEYHGTSAAMVMFDLAWLMSKDLSDMLWWAIVGLTDQWVQDKITQVKYVTDVGVLQRHVSRHSHRREDEAHALSVDCARISFEYDLRLALYQHWSLHDSLCNTCYTAARLQLWSLHGQKRLQEFLADVGLPLKQVKQKFQSMDVSLKENLREMIEESANKFGMKDMRVQTFSVHFGFKHKFLASDVVFATMSLMESPEHGSGTDSFTQALDSLSRGNLDKLYHGLELAKRQLRATQQTIASCLCTNLVVSQGPFLYCALMEGTPDVALFSKPASLSLLSRHLLKSFVCSTKNRRCKLLPLVMAAPLSAEQGTVTMVGIPPETDSSDRKNFFGRAFEKAAEGTNSRALHNHFDLSASWRRSPQQQPPPPISDLRPEVVLAGWQDTPASPGWGLQGGAAWLPHAQAVIELKAEDRSKFLDALVTLLS from the exons TTCCGCTATTTCATCCTCATAAACTGTGGCTCGAACGTGGATCTGTTGGATATCCTCCAACCCGATGAAGAGGCCGTGTTTTTCGTGTGTGACACTCACAGGCCAGTCAATGTTGTGAACGTGTACAGCGACACCCAG ATCAGATTGCTCATTAAACAAGATGATGACCTTGAAGTTCCCGCCTATGAAGATATCTTTCGGGAtgaagaggaggatgaagaacACTCGGGAAATGAAGGCGATGAGGGGTCAGAGCCCTCTGAGAAGCGCACACGGCTGGAGGAG GAGATTGCAGCGCAAACCCTGAAGAGGAGGCAGCGGAGAGAGTGGGAGGCCCGGAG GAGAGACGTCCTCTTTGACTACGAGCAGTACGAGTATCATGGGACGTCG GCTGCCATGGTGATGTTCGACCTGGCGTGGCTGATGTCCAAGGACCTGAGCGACATGCTGTG GTGGGCCATCGTTGGACTCACGGACCAGTGGGTGCAAGACAAAATCACCCA GGTGAAGTACGTGACCGACGTGGGCGTGCTGCAGCGGCACGTGTCCCGGCACAGCCACCGGCGTGAGGACGAGGCGCACGCGCTCTCCGTGGACTGCGCACGCATCTCCTTCGAGTACGA CCTCCGCCTGGCTCTCTACCAGCACTGGTCCCTCCATGACAGCCTGTGCAACACGTGCTACACGGCGGCCAGGCTCCAGCTCTGGTCCCTGCACGGGCAGAAACGGCTGCAGGAGTTCCTCGCAGACGTGGG TCTCCCCCTCAAACAGGTGAAGCAGAAGTTTCAATCCATGGACGTCTCCTTGAAGGAGAATTTGCGAGAAATGATTGAAGAGTCTGCaaataagtttgg CATGAAGGACATGCGCGTCCAGACTTTCAGCGTCCACTTTGGCTTCAAGCACAAGTTCCTGGCCAGCGACGTGGTCTTCGCCACGATGTCGCTGATGGAGAGCCCCGAGCACGGCTCCGGGACGGACAGCTTCACGCAGGCCCTGGACAGCCTCTCCAG GGGTAACCTGGACAAGCTGTACCACGGCCTGGAGCTCGCCAAGCGGCAGCTGCGTGCCACGCAGCAGACCATCGCCAGCTGCCTCTGCACCAACCTCGTCGTCTCCCAGGGGCCCTTCCTCTACTGCGCCCTCATGGAG GGCACCCCGGACGTGGCGCTGTTCTCTAAGCCCGCCTCCCTGAGCCTGCTAAGCAGACACCTGCTCAAGTCCTTCGTGTGCTCG ACAAAGAACCGGCGCTGCAAGCTGCTGCCCTTGGTGATGGCCGCTCCCCTGAGCGCGGAGCAGGGCACCGTGACCATGGTGGGCATCCCCCCAGAGACGGACAGCTCAGACAGGAAGAA CTTTTTCGGCCGGGCGTTTGAGAAGGCGGCAGAGGGTACCAACTCCCGGGCACTGCACAACCACTTTGATCTCTCTG CCTCATGGAGGCGGTCCCCCCAGCAGCAGCCCCCTCCTCCCATTTCAGACCTGAGACCGGAGGTGGTGCTGGCCGGCTGGCAGGACACCCCGGCTTCCCCAGGTTGGGGCCTCCAGGGCGGAGCTGCTTGGCTCCCCCACGCCCAGGCAG TGATTGAGCTGAAGGCCGAGGACCGCAGCAAGTTCCTGGATGCGCTCGTGACCCTGCTGTCCTAG